The nucleotide window CTCGGCTCGTTCCGGTGGACTCATCGCCATCAACCTCAACGAAGGCGACTCGCTCATCGGTGCAGTTCTGTGCTCTGCCGACGACGATCTGCTGTTGGTCTCTGAAGAAGGCCAAGCAATTCGCTTCACCGCTAATGACGACACTCTGCGCCCCATGGGTCGCTCCACCGCGGGCGTCAAGGGTATGCGTTTCCGCGGCGAAGACCAGATGCTCGCCATGAGTGTTGTTCGCGAAGACTCCTACCTACTGGTTGCAACCTCCGGCGGTTACGGCAAGCGCACCGAACTGTCCGAGTACCCGGTGAAGGGACGTGGCGGCCTCGGTGTCGTGACCTTCAAGTACACCCCGAAGCGCGGAAAGCTCATTGGCGCAATTGTCGTGTCCAATGACGATGAGATCTTCGCAATTACCACTGCCGGTGGAGTGATCCGCACCGAAGTTAACCAGATTCGACCCTCTTCCCGTCAGACAATGGGTGTTCGCCTGGTCAACCTCGAAAAGGGTGTTGAACTTCTAGCGATCGACCGCAACGTAGAGCAGGAAAACGAAGAAATTGAAGCTGAGGTAGCTGCCGTCGAGCAGGCCGCAACGCTAGACGGTGCTGCTGAGGCTAAGGACGCCGACGACAAGGGTGACGCTTAATGGCAAACACCCGAGTACTCGTGCGGCGCATTGCACCTGTCTCAGCCTTCAGGACGGCCTTAGCACTGTCTCTGGCAGGGCTAGCGGCGTGGATGATCTGTGTCGTGCTGCTGTACTTCGGCCTCGATGCCGCTGGCATCTGGGCGAAGGTGAATTCCATCATTGGTGGTACCGGTGGATCCCAGGTGGTGGGCTTCGGTGTGGTCATCAGCGTCGCAGCCATCCTGGGTGTGCTGATGTCGGTGTTGTTCATTGTGTTGGCCCCCCTGACAGCGGTCATGTACAACGCCATCGTCGACCTATTCGGTGGCGTGAGCGTGACACTGTCAGAACAACCGCGAGGTAAACGCCTTTAAGCGGTTTAAAAAGCTTTAAAAACCATCCACTAGCAGGCGATTTGCTTTGTATGGTGGATGGGGTTTAAAGTTATATCTCGTTCCCAGGGCCTATAGCTCAGTCGGTTAGAGCGCATCGCTGATAACGATGAGGTCGCAAGTTCGATTCTTGCTAGGCCCACGCAGGGACAAGGGGCATTAGCTCAATTGGTAGAGCATCTGCTTTGCAAGCAGAAGGTCAGGAGTTCGATTCTCCTATGCTCCACAGAATGAAACCGGTCTATCTTCCCAGGTAGGCCGGTTTTTTCATGCCATGACAAGGCCACAAACACCCCATTTTGACATCAATTTGACATCACCCCCACAAAAGAAAACCCCGGCCGGTGCGAAGGAAACACCAACCGGGGAGAACTTAGACAACAGTCATACCTACACAGACAACACTACAGGCACCGCGACCTAATCCAAGATGCCATTAACACGAGCCACGAACTCAAGCCACTCACGACGCTCCGCACCAACCTTGGCCGTCGCCTCCGCAAGCTCCAAATTCGCCTCCTTCCGCTCATGGTAAGCCATCACAGCATTGAGATCAGTGAACATAGACACCAACCGCGCCTGCACCTTATCCAAATGCTCCAACTGCTCCGCAGCAGCCTTATTAATATCGTGCAAATTCATTAACAAACGCCTCCTAAAGCGTCTCAAACACCACGTAAGCCCACAAAACCCCAGACCCGTACATTATGTGAGCGTCAATGCCCTCGGCTTTCCTGAGGAGTAGGGGGTGGGGGTTATCCCCGTGGGTGTTGTGGTGGTGGTTCATGGTTGTTAGTTGATGGTGATTTCTGCGATGCGTTTGGGGTCTGCTACTCCCCATCCGATGCGTGTTTTTGCTCGGATTTTTACTGCGTCGTAGCTGAATGCTTCGTGCATTGATTCTTCGAATTCGATGGGGGTGGCGACGCTGACGATGTTGCGCACGTCGGTTAGGTAGGCTTTGCCGTCTGGGATGAAGCGGCTTGTTGCAATGGGGATTCCGTGGATTTGTGCGCGGTTTTCGCCTGTTGATCCTGGAATGGTGTAGGCGGTGGGGTTGATGAGTGTTTCGGCGCTGCCTTGTGCTCGTTTCATTTTGAGCATGGTTGCCCAGGTTTTGGGACTCAGTGTGAGTCGCATGTCTGGTTTGTATGCTCCGAGGGATTCCAGTTCGGCTACTGCGTCGATGACGCAATCGTAGTTGCCGGGGGTGGCTTCGATTTTGGTTTTGCCGTCGATGTTGGCTAGACCTTTGCTGCGTTCATCGTTGTCGGTGATGATGGCGTTGTCGACTTTGTGGATGAGTCCGAGTCGGAAGCCTTCTAGTAGGTCTTCGCGTAGTCGTGAGCCTTCGGCGTTTTGTTTGTGTTGTCCGTACATTTCGGTTGATACGGTTTGGATCATGGCGATTTTGCGGGTGTGGAAGGTGATTTCCGCGAGTTCTGCGTTGGCTTCGGGGATTTCTTTACCCTCGTCTACCCATGTGGCGTTGTCCATGTGTGGTAGTACTGCTGAGCGGACGGTGGTCCAGTCTGAGGTTTCCACGTCGATGGGGTTGCTGATGTGGTAGAGCACTGACCATGCGAGCATGTCGCGTGGGGTGACTATTTCGATGTCGGGTTGGTATACGCCGGGTTTGTTTTCCCCGGATGTGATTATGCCCATTGTTGTACCTGCCTTTTTGTTTGGCGGTGTGTGTGCCTCCTGGGCTCTTCTGAGTGTGTACCCCCCCGGGGGCTTTTGTGGTACCCCGCCCCGTGTGTTGTGGGGTGGGGGGTATCCTGCACTCGTGTAATAGTATAGCAGTTTTAGGGGGTGTTTTCAAGTTGTTTTAATAGGTAACTTACTGCTTTTTTAAATAGTTTGAGTTCTTTTTGTAGGGCCGCGTGCTGTTCTTGTAGTTGGCGTAGTGCGCGCCGTTTGTTGGCGGCTTCTGTGCGTACTTTTGCGAGTTCTTTTTCTTGCCATTGGGCGCGGGTGATGATGAGGCCGATGAGGTTGGTGGGGTGGCCGATGTGGGCGGGGTGTTCGATAGGTGTTCCATCTTGTTCGGTGGGGTTAGTGTGTGGTTGGTTGTATTGGTTGGTGTTGTCGTTTGAGTGTGTCATGTGTTGTCTAGCTCACTTTCTTTGTTCTTTTTTCTTTAGGAGGTGTCCCCAGCGTCCCCACGTCCCCATGCAGGTCAGGGGTTTTTTAGGGTGTCCCCAAGGGTGTCCCCGGGGACGGCTTAAGCCGTGTATTCTGCTAAGTTCGAACTAATGTTAGTGAGTGCTTCATTGGGGACGCTGGGGACGGGTGCCGGGGTCGGGTAAAAACGCTGTGACCTGCATGGGGACGTGGGGACGCCGGGGACGGGGTGTTAGGAAAAGAGAGAAATAATCAATGTGGCAATTGCTGCGATAAATACGCGATTCGTTCGCCTGCACGTTCGGTATCCCAGGCCGGGCCGCGATGGTAGCTATAGGGTTTACCGGTGCTGTCTAGATCGATAGTGATAATGCCAGCATCCGCAAATTCACAGATGACATCAGATGCTTGCCTCCGGTAGCGTCGTCCTTTATCGTGCAACGTTCGGTGCCCAAAGCTCTCGCTATCTTTGAGCAATGAGAGCACTAGCCTTTCTGCCCTATATTGCCTATTGATATGCAACTGAGTTTTAGCGGATTCCTTTCTTTCTAGCGCTTCTGTTTCTTTCATGATCTCCGCTTCATCTGCGAGTTTGGAGATCTTTTTTTCAATGGCGGTAGAAAAGTCAATCAGTGCCCCGGCTTTCTCCCAGTCTGTTTGTGTGACATCTGTCCGTGACGATAGGAGAGCTAGGCCCGCGGCTAGCTTGCAGCGCGTGTAGAGCGCGTGGCCGCTGCCGGTAGTTGCGCGCCCTTTTAGGCCGTCTATGCCCTGTTGTGCCACGTCTGCGAGCGCGTCACCACAGTAAGCTATCCCGGCGTGTCCGATGCTGGCGGGTAGTGCCACGGGGTGCAGGGTGGGCGGGGTAGAGCTGTTGCCTAGTGTTGCATCTGGGTCTAAGACCTCTATCCACATAATGCGGTGCTTGAGGCCATCATCATCACCTTGGAGAAACACGTGGGCGGTATCCCATTGAGCACATGACCATAGGCACGCGGTGTAGCTCCTAGCGGGTACTGTGACGGTGTCTTTTTTGTTGGCCGTGCCCATGGCGTTACCGGAATACAACTTGAGAAGGTTAGACCGTAGGGTGCTTGATTCTCGTTTCATCTTTGCGGCTAGTCCTGTGCCCTCTGAGTCACCGAACAATACGGGGGTGGATAGGCCAGGTAGTCCGCTGTCGTCCTGTATAGCTGCTAGGGCGGTTTCGATGCCCTCGCCGCTACCGGGTGTGAGTTCTTTAGGGGCGACAATGTTATCCCCTATGGTCACTGTGACGATTTCGCTAGCGGCTTGCTGTGTGCGGTCTTTACCTGCACCGGGGTAGCCGATCAACATCACGATCATGTTGGGCACCCCCGGTGGCATGAAACCGGTTTTAAGGGGGGTACCCGCTGGCAGTGAGGCCAGCACGCGAAGGGCACACATGACAAGCAACGCTATCGGCGGTAGCTGGTTGGCGCGGGCATAATCTCGTATTGCTTCCAGTTGGGCGCTAGACCCATCGAAGATGATGTCCTCTAGTTGTCGCCACTGCTCGGGTGTGTATGCGCTTGTCATGCTGCTCCATAGGCCGTGAGGGGGTGCTCTTCAGGGAAGTTACTGTCAATGAGTCGGATGAGATACAACAATCGCCCTCGTTGTTCCCTGATGGTGGCCGGGTCGGCATGGGATGCGGCTTTCAGTTCTTCACCTTGTGTGTTTATGGCGCGCCGTGTGCGTAGTTGCTTCAGTTGGCGAGCCAGACTGCCAAGGTGGTACGCCGCCGGGGGGTTGGTGGTGGTGGCGTTGATGAGGTCACTACGCAATTGTGTGGGCACTTCGGGGAGTTGGTTCATTACCACGGTGGGGTTAACAAGTTTGTCACCCTCGCCAGCGTCGATGAGGTTGATGGCTTCTGTGTGGATGATTTGCACGAGTGGCCAGAATTGGGGTGTGAGGTCGTGCTCACATAGGCCGTCGATGTAGTGGGGTATGCGGTCGGCGGGTGTGTTGAATAGTCCACAGATGAAACTTTTAGCTGCATCTTGTGTTTTCTGCTGGTTTCGGGTTATACTGTTGGTGGTTCCCGTCGTGTTATGCATGGCGGGGTTTTCCTTTCTCTGCTGCCTTTCGGTTAGCTGCTCGCTGTGCGGCTTTCCTGATAGTTTCCAGGGTGTAGGGTTTCGGTTCTTTTTTGAGGGTGAACTGTGCCGTTGGCCGCGTGTAGCGGTCTGCCTCTTCCATGGGCTTTTTGAGCTTTTCGATCTTGATTCTGAGCTTGGACAGGTGTGCGGCTTCTTCCCCGTGATCTCTTTGCGCTTCGAAGGCGTAGTCTTGAGCTGCTGTATTGTCGGGGTGTGCTTCCAGGTAGGCCTCTGCTGCGGCTTTACGCACTTCTAGCATGGCCAGCGTGTTTTTAGATGTACCCAGATTGTTCTCCAGCCGTGTCAACTCCGGTCCGTAGGTGCCTTTAATGTCCTGCCAGTAGTTGTTGCGTTTGGTGTCTATGCACTCTGAACACATGACGATTGGCGCATGGGTGTAGGAGTTCCCGTTTTTCTGTTCGACTGCGATGAGGTGGCGGAGCTGGTGGTCTTTTTCGGTGTCACAGAGTTGCATGGCCGGGTTGTCACCGTCCAGGATGACGTGGTGTCCGATGTTGGGTTCTGGCAAGATGTCAACGAACGTGTCTAACACTGCTGCTGCGTTAGCGCACGCGGTTTGGTAGGTGTCGTCGCCGGGGTTGGCCAGGTAGTCACGCAATGTAGCGAGGTTGGTTCGGGTAAGGGCGTAGTAGGGGAATGTAGTTTCCATGGTGGGGTTTTCCTTTACTGCTCGGTGGGGGTGTCGGTGGATTCGGTGTGGGTGTGCTCTACATCTGTGTCCTGTGAGGCCACCTCCGTGTCATTGCCTACGTCCTGCTCCAACTCTGGGAGCTTGTCTGCATCCTCATTGAGTTGCTCCAGTTGCTGTTCCATGTACTGTGCTTTGACCTGTTCTGCTTCCAATTCTGCTTTTTTGAGCTGGGTTTTCAGTGCTTCAGCGTTGATCTTTTGGTCCAAGATCTGCTTTTCCAGCTTCTTGTTTTCCAACATCAGTTCCACGAGTTCCGTGGTGTACTGGGTGTTGTCTGCCATGACCTGTTCAAGTTCGGATTTCTTTGTGAAGAATTCCAGGTGCTTGGAGTGTTGGCGGATTGATTCGATGGGGTCGCCTTCGTAGCGGGTGGTGCCGCCTGGGGTGCCGCCTGATGGTTGTGTGGCGCGTTCGTTGAGTTTCTTGATCTGGTCGCTGATGCTCATTTGGTTGCTGCCTTTCCGGTGTAGATGGTGATTGCTTGTTGGTTGAGTTCGGTGGCGTAGGTGGCGATGAGGCCGCCTTTGCCGTGCTCTTTGGTTTGTTTGGTGATGGCCTCCAGTTTGGTGAGGTCGTTGTTGTCGATTGCTTGGGTGATGTAGCGCAGTTCGGCTAGTAGTAGGCGTTTGGTGTTGTTGATGGTTTCTTGGGTGGGGTGCATGTCTTTAGGCTCCTTGGATATAGTCGCGTAGTTCTTTGACTTGTTTGCGGTCGTGTTTTAGGTAGTCGGTGATGGTATTCAGCATTGTCGCGATTTGCTGGGGGGTTAGTGCGGGGTTTTCTGTGTAGCTTTTGCGCACTCTTGATAGGGCTGCTGCGGTGAAGATGATGTCTGCGACGGCGGTGTTGAATAGGTCGTCGGTGGTTAGGGTGTCCATGGTTTAGGCTCCGATCATGATGGCGAGGGTGTAGAGGGCTGTTCCGAGTGTTGCGAGGGCGATGAGGTCTAGGATGTCGCCGGGGGTTGCGTTCATTTGGTTGTGCCTTTCATGTAGGTGTCGAAGGGTTCGGCAAGGATGCGGTATTGGGTGCCGAGGTGGATTGTTGGTGTGGGGAACTTGTCTTGGTTGATGAGGTTGTAGACGGTTGCTTTGCTCACTTGGAGTTGTTTTGCGACTTCTGCAACGGTGTAGGTTTTGGATACTTGACTCAAGAGGCCTCCTTATTCGATATCTAACCAACCTTTTCGGTTGATTATGATCTAAGCGTATAACATGGGGGCGCAATTGGTCAACTAGGTTATAAAATAGCTGGTAGATTGCTATTTGGTTTGGTTGAATATCGAATAGGTTGCTACGCTCCAATCATGGTTGCGATGGATGGATGGAGCGCTTACGACGTGCGAGCGTCTAAGAATTTGAGGCGTTTGCGAAAAGCGCGGGGTATGTCTGCTCAGGGCGTGGCAGACGAAGCTAAAAAACTGGGCGGCATGATTAGCCAACCTCAGATAGCCCAAACCGAGAATGGTCGTCGTCGGCTATCCCTAGATAACGTTGTGGTGCTAGCGCGGGTGTTTGACGTCTCCCCGCTAGAGTTTCTCTACCCCATCGAAGAAGACGGATTTACAGAACGTGAGATCCGTAGCCACCTAGTGGGCTTGTACAACCTCCCAGACCGTGACACAACCCCACCGATCATTTACGCCCAGATAGGGCCGCTTGTCGCTGAACTATACGAAAGGTGGCTAGGGCGTGAAGTTCCAAACCCTGAAGCTTTTTACCCAGAAGCTGAGATGCCGGAAGAAGAGTTCCTTCGGCAGCTTGAAACTGGCGAGATTAAGGAACCTGAACACCCGGAACTAACACCAGAGCAACTTCAGAAGATGTTTGACGAATATGCGGCTAGCCCGGAATATGTCGAAGCGCTTAAAGATGAACTCATGACGGTTAAAGAGGAATATCAAGAAGTCTTGCAGCGTGTAGAGCGGCTGGAAAAAGGCGATGGGGGTAGGTAAATACAAGGCCGCGACCGGGTACCACTGGCGCGTCATGTGGCGCGACGCCACAGGACAACAACGCACAAAACGCGGCTTCAAAACAAAACGCGACGCCCAAACCTACGAACGTCAAGTCATGGCCGAACTGGCCGCCGGTATAACCAAACCACGCGACACCAAACGAACCCTAGACACCTTCGTCCCAGACTGGAAAGTCACACACACCAACAAAAAACCCGCCACCGTAGCTAAAGCCAACTCAACCCTCAACAACTACGTTCTACCAACATGGGGTGCATATCCGGTCACAAAGATCACAGAGATCGGCATTCAACGATGGGTAGATCAACTATCGCAGGATCTATCTGCAAGTACCATAGGCAACATACTTACACCACTACGAGACCTGCTAGAACTCGCTAAAAAAGCTGGCTACATCGACCACAACCCCGCGCTAGGTGTCAAAGCACCCAAACGTCACAAGGCCGATGTAGAACCTCTCACAGCTGAACAAGTGCTAGCGCTCGTCAACCACACGCCAGACACATACAAGCTCGTTGTCATGCTGCTAGCAACCACAGGTTTACGTTGGGGTGAACTGATCGCCCTACGACCTAAAGATGTCATAGGTGACAACCGCCTAAGGATCACCCGGTCATACAGTAGCCAGACCGGCACCTTTGGTGCGACAAAAACACACGAAAACCGCACGGTCACAACGACACCCGAGGTTTACCACTGGTTGCGTGAACACATGGCAGGTATCGACCGTGAAGAATTGATCTGGGAGGCACCACAGGCCGGGGGGCCACTGAAACCACCCAACGGTGCAACACACTGGTTTATGGCCGCTGTGAGGCGTTGCCAGGCCGATGATGAGACGTTCCCTAGGCGTTTCACAGTGCACGGGCTACGGCACACGGCAGCTAGTCTCATGATCCGCAGCGGGGTTAACGTGAAGCTTGTTCAGCGACAGCTAGGGCACTCAAGCGCAACGATCACACTAGATACCTATGGGCACTTGTACCCGGATGGGTTGGAAGAGGTGTCTACTTTGATGTCTCAGATATTGCCGTGGCGTGACATCAATTTGACATCACTACACGGCTAAATGCTTGCAACTACCTAGACTAAATCG belongs to Corynebacterium argentoratense DSM 44202 and includes:
- a CDS encoding DUF3566 domain-containing protein; the protein is MANTRVLVRRIAPVSAFRTALALSLAGLAAWMICVVLLYFGLDAAGIWAKVNSIIGGTGGSQVVGFGVVISVAAILGVLMSVLFIVLAPLTAVMYNAIVDLFGGVSVTLSEQPRGKRL
- a CDS encoding phage major capsid protein, producing the protein MGIITSGENKPGVYQPDIEIVTPRDMLAWSVLYHISNPIDVETSDWTTVRSAVLPHMDNATWVDEGKEIPEANAELAEITFHTRKIAMIQTVSTEMYGQHKQNAEGSRLREDLLEGFRLGLIHKVDNAIITDNDERSKGLANIDGKTKIEATPGNYDCVIDAVAELESLGAYKPDMRLTLSPKTWATMLKMKRAQGSAETLINPTAYTIPGSTGENRAQIHGIPIATSRFIPDGKAYLTDVRNIVSVATPIEFEESMHEAFSYDAVKIRAKTRIGWGVADPKRIAEITIN
- a CDS encoding helix-turn-helix domain-containing protein: MSQVSKTYTVAEVAKQLQVSKATVYNLINQDKFPTPTIHLGTQYRILAEPFDTYMKGTTK
- a CDS encoding helix-turn-helix domain-containing protein encodes the protein MVAMDGWSAYDVRASKNLRRLRKARGMSAQGVADEAKKLGGMISQPQIAQTENGRRRLSLDNVVVLARVFDVSPLEFLYPIEEDGFTEREIRSHLVGLYNLPDRDTTPPIIYAQIGPLVAELYERWLGREVPNPEAFYPEAEMPEEEFLRQLETGEIKEPEHPELTPEQLQKMFDEYAASPEYVEALKDELMTVKEEYQEVLQRVERLEKGDGGR
- a CDS encoding site-specific integrase, with the protein product MGVGKYKAATGYHWRVMWRDATGQQRTKRGFKTKRDAQTYERQVMAELAAGITKPRDTKRTLDTFVPDWKVTHTNKKPATVAKANSTLNNYVLPTWGAYPVTKITEIGIQRWVDQLSQDLSASTIGNILTPLRDLLELAKKAGYIDHNPALGVKAPKRHKADVEPLTAEQVLALVNHTPDTYKLVVMLLATTGLRWGELIALRPKDVIGDNRLRITRSYSSQTGTFGATKTHENRTVTTTPEVYHWLREHMAGIDREELIWEAPQAGGPLKPPNGATHWFMAAVRRCQADDETFPRRFTVHGLRHTAASLMIRSGVNVKLVQRQLGHSSATITLDTYGHLYPDGLEEVSTLMSQILPWRDINLTSLHG